The following are encoded in a window of Heteronotia binoei isolate CCM8104 ecotype False Entrance Well chromosome 9, APGP_CSIRO_Hbin_v1, whole genome shotgun sequence genomic DNA:
- the LAMTOR3 gene encoding ragulator complex protein LAMTOR3, translated as MADDLKRFLYKKLPSVEGLHAIVVSDRDGVPVIKVANDNAPEHALRPGFLSTFALATDQGSKLGLSKNKSIICYYNTYQVVQFNRLPLVVSFIASSNANTGLIVSLEKELAPLFEELWQVVEVS; from the exons ATGGCTGAT GATCTGAAAAGATTTCTGTACAAAAAGCTGCCAAG TGTTGAAGGACTTCATGCTATTGTTGTGTCCGATAGAGATGGTGTGCCTGTTATCAAag TTGCCAACGATAATGCTCCAGAGCATGCCCTTCGACCTGGTTTCTTGTCAACCTTTGCCCTTGCAACGGATCAGGGCAGCAAGCTAGGCCTCTCCAAAAACAAAAGTATTATCTGTTACTACAACACATATCAG GTGGTTCAGTTCAATAGGCTCCCATTGGTAGTCAGTTTCATTGCTAGCAGCAATGCCAATACAG GTCTGATTGTAAGTTTGGAAAAAGAGCTTGCACCCTTGTTTGAAGAGCTGTGGCAGGTTGTGGAGGTGTCTTAA